The Humulus lupulus chromosome 4, drHumLupu1.1, whole genome shotgun sequence genome has a window encoding:
- the LOC133830628 gene encoding flavin-containing monooxygenase FMO GS-OX-like 9, translated as MVLSSTSLSKRVCVVGAGPSGLVAARELRREGHSAVVIEQNHDIGGQWLYDPNVERLDPMGKDISDGFLEVHSSMYSSLRIMSPREIMGFTDFPFSTKKGRDSRRFPGHREVHLYLRDFCEWFGLRDMIRFNTRVEYVGMVGYDENGVVGKDQSIKWVVRSKQNWQKNSDHNNDKKVVEEIFDAVIVASGHYSFPKLPSIKGMESWKRKQMHSHFYRVPDPFRNEVVVIVGSSLSGQDLSMELVEVAKEVYLSSRSMDISEGFSKVIAKHQNLHLRQQIESIEEDGKVLFVDGSWAIADTIIYCTGYSYTFPFLDTKGIVSLDDERVGPLFEHTFPPSLAPSLSFIGIPKKIIGFPFFESQAKWIAQLLSEKRRLPSWDDMMQSIEEFYRSRELVGIPKPNTHDIADFEYCDRYGDYVGFPHLEEWKKQLCMSSLINAQSNLETYRDSYDQDQELLNEAFQSPHFTQFLADHPQLLAL; from the exons ATGGTGTTGTCATCAACGAGCTTGTCGAAGCGGGTGTGCGTGGTCGGTGCAGGCCCATCTGGGTTGGTGGCGGCCAGGGAGCTAAGGAGAGAAGGCCACAGCGCGGTGGTGATTGAGCAAAACCACGACATTGGTGGGCAATGGCTCTATGACCCTAATGTAGAGAGACTTGATCCTATGGGAAAGGACATTAGTGATGGTTTCTTAGAGGTTCATTCTAGTATGTATTCCTCATTAAGGATAATGTCCCCTAGAGAGATCATGGGGTTCACCGACTTTCCTTTCTCGACCAAGAAAGGTCGAGACTCTAGGAGATTTCCCGGCCATAGAGAGGTTCACTTGTATTTGAGAGACTTTTGTGAGTGGTTTGGGTTGAGGGATATGATAAGGTTCAACACTCGGGTTGAGTATGTTGGGATGGTTGGTTATGATGAAAACGGTGTCGTTGGGAAAGATCAGTCGATCAAATGGGTTGTGAGGAGTAAACAAAATTGGCAGAAAAATAGTGATCATAATAATGATAAGAAGGTGGTGGAAGAGATTTTCGATGCTGTGATTGTCGCAAGTGGTCATTACTCTTTTCCAAAGTTGCCTTCTATCAAAG GAATGGAGTCATGGAAGAGAAAGCAAATGCATAGTCATTTCTACAGGGTTCCTGATCCATTTCGTAATGAG GTTGTGGTGATTGTTGGAAGCTCACTAAGTGGGCAAGATTTATCAATGGAACTTGTCGAAGTGGCTAAAGAAGTGTATCTCAGTTCTAGATCCATGGACATATCTGAGGGTTTCTCCAAAGTCATAGCCAAACATCAGAACTTGCATCTTCGTCAACAG ATAGAGTCCATTGAAGAAGATGGGAAGGTCTTATTTGTAGATGGCTCTTGGGCCATAGCTGATACAATTATATACTGCACAGG ATACTCATACACATTCCCATTTCTTGACACCAAAGGAATAGTTAGTTTGGATGATGAGAGAGTGGGCCCTCTTTTTGAGCATACCTTCCCTCCATCACTGGCTCCTTCTCTCTCCTTTATAGGCATTCCTAAAAAG ATAATTGGGTTTCCTTTCTTTGAATCTCAAGCGAAATGGATTGCACAACTGTTGTCTGAAAAAAGAAGATTGCCATCATGGGATGATATGATGCAATCCATCGAGGAATTTTATCGCTCAAGGGAACTTGTTGGTATTCCAAAGCCAAATACTCACGATATTGCTGATTTTGag TATTGTGACAGATATGGAGACTATGTTGGATTTCCACACTTAGAAGAATGGAAAAAACAGCTATGTATGTCATCCTTAATAAATGCTCAATCCAACTTAGAGACTTACAGGGATTCATATGATCAAGATCAAGAGCTCCTCAATGAAGCTTTTCAAAGTCCACATTTCACTCAATTTCTTGCAGATCACCCCCAACTTCTTGCCCTCTGA